The Chitinophaga lutea genome contains the following window.
TATACTGCCCTCCCAGCGCGGGTCTAAGAGAGATGCATATTTGTTGGCGTTAGGCTCGTCGAGCCAAAGCACGGTGGAAGTGATTTTTTGTTGTGTGATGAACCGGCGGATTTTTTGAGGATACGCATCGTCCATATCAAGACTGAGAAAGATAAACTTGACAGGTTTATTCGTCAGTGCTTTGGCCTGTTTTTCGAACCAGGGCATTTCTTTGAGGCAGGGTGCGCACCAGGTGGCCCAAAGGTTGATCACCAATGCAGTATCGGGGTGGTGCAAAAGGGTTTTCAGATCGGCGGCGCCGATGCGGCGTACATCCTGGGCGGTGGATGCGTAAGCAAACAAAAGCAGGAATGGCAACAGTTTCATCGGCGTATGTTTTTTAATCTTCTTCTTTAAACCCCCACTCTTCCAGCAGCATGCAGCGCTGCGTTTCCGGGAGGCCCGGCTGTTCATAATGACCGGCCAGTTTTTTCTGCCGCATCGCCTCGTACACGCTCACGGCGCAGGCTACCGAAATGTTCAGGGAACGGATGATGCCCTGCATGGGAATGATGAAATTCCCGTCGGCCAGCCGGCGTATCTCCTCGCTCACGCCCGTTTGTTCGTTGCCGAATATCAGGGCCACCGAACCGGAAAAGTCGATATCGTATAAACTGATGGCGTCGGACGAGAGATGCGTGGTATAGATTTTATCGAAACGCTGCCGCAGCACGGTGAATAACTCCTGCACGTCGGTAAACTGATGAACCGTGAGCCATTTTGCGGCGCTGGAGGAGCTTTTGGCGCCCCACCTTTTATGCCGGGGTATTTTCGTGGTCAGCACATACACATCCTGGATCCCTACCGCGTCACAGGTGCGAAGCACCGCTGAAATATTGTGCGGGTCTTCCACATTTTCCAAAACCACTGTAATATTGCCCTGCCGCCGGTTTAACACTGATAATAGCCGCTCTCTCCGTTCTGGTGTCATGTTGTTAATTTATTGGCAAAATTAACAGAAATTAAGTTTAGGTGCGGCGTTTTACTATCTTTAGCCATTGTTCAAAAAAACGGATCCTATGAAGTTAAAAAAGATACTGAAAGGTATTGGCATCGGTTTGCTGGTATTGATCGCACTACTGATCGCCATTCCGTATCTGTTTAAAGGCCAGATCATTGCAAAAATCAAAACGGAGATCAACAAAAACCTGAATGCCAAAGTTGATTTTAAAGACGTGAATGTCAGCCTCTTCAGGCGGTTCCCCCGCCTCGCCGTAGCGCTGGATGAACTCCAGGTTACAGGCACCGGTCATTTCGAAGGCGACACCCTCCTGGCCGTTAAACGGCTCGATGCGGCCATGGACCTGATGAGCGCCATCAAAGGCGAAAAGATCGACATCTACAACATCGTGCTGCAACAGCCACGCATATACGCGATCGTGGATGAGGAAGGCCGCGCCAACTGGGATATCACCAAACCAGACACTACCACCGCCGCTCCCGGCGAGCCGGGAGACACCTCCGCAAGCGATTTTTCCCTCAGCCTCCGCCAGTACAGCCTGGAAAACGCCAGCATCCGGTACAGCGACCGGCAGGGGCACATGCACCTGGCGATCGACCAGTTGAACCATAAAGGCAAAGGGGATTTCACGCAGGACCAGTTCACCCTGCAAACGTCCACCACCACGGAAGCGCTCAGTTTCGCGCAGGGTTTCATCCCCTACCTCGTCGACACCAAAGTGGAAATCCTCACCGATATCAACATCGACAATAAAACGAGCACCTATTCCTTCAAAACGGATAAAATCGCCGTCAATAACCTGAAAATATCGACGGAAGGTTTTGTGCAGCTGCTCAACGACAGCAGCTACAAAATGGATATCAAGTTCGCCGCACCGTCTACCGACTTCAAAGACGTACTGTCGCTGATACCCGCCATTTACGCACAGGATTTCGCCAGCATCAAAACGAGCGGCACCGCCTCTTTCTCGGGCTTCGTGAAAGGCACCTACACCCCGCAGCAAATGCCTGCCTACAGCATGAACCTGGCGGTAAAGAACGGTTTCTTCCAGTACCCGGACCTGCCGAAGCCGGTGAAAAACATCCAGCTGGCCGTGAACGTGAGCAACCCGGACGGGGTGCCTGATCACACCATCATCGACGTGCCGCAGGCCCACCTGGAAATGGACGAAAGCCCGGTAGACCTTCGCCTGATGGTGAAAACGCCGGTATCCGACCTTTATCTTGACGCAGCCGCCAAAGGCAAGCTCGATCTCGGTAAAGTAGGCCAGTTCGTCAAATTCGAGAACGGCACCAGACTCAGCGGCCTGCTCGATGCGGACCTGAAAGCCCGCGGTTATATGAGCGCCATCGAAAAGCAGCAATACGAACAATTCGACGCGTCCGGCAAACTGGCCGTGGGCAACCTGCTCTATGCCAGCAAGGATTACCCGGAAGGCGTAAAAGTGTCCGCGCTGCAGATGCTCTTCAATCCTAAAAACGTTACCGTTCCCGAATTCAAAGGGCAATACCTCGGCACCAGTTTTTCCGCCACCGGCGAGGTGAACAACCTGCTGGCCTATGTGCTGCGCAACGATGCGCTCAACGGCCGCCTCGACCTGGATGCGGATAACATCGTGCTCGACAAATGGCTGGCCACCGGCGGCACCGAAGCACCGGCAGCCAAAACCACCGCAGCGGCGCCGGCCAGCGCGCCGTTTGCCGTGCCGAACAACCTCGACTTCACCGTGAACGCCAAAGCGCAGAAAGTGCACTACGACAAAGTGGATCTCACCCAGCTGTCCGGCACGCTGAAGATCAGCGACGAAACCGTGACGATGAAAGACATCAAAGCGAACGCGCTGCAGGGCACCATGAAAATCGACGGCACCTATTCCACCAAACACAGCAAGCAGAAACCGGATATCAGTCTTAC
Protein-coding sequences here:
- a CDS encoding TlpA family protein disulfide reductase, which encodes MKLLPFLLLFAYASTAQDVRRIGAADLKTLLHHPDTALVINLWATWCAPCLKEMPWFEKQAKALTNKPVKFIFLSLDMDDAYPQKIRRFITQQKITSTVLWLDEPNANKYASLLDPRWEGSIPATIFINSKRNYRQMVEGQISEAELKKRVSVILDEGN
- a CDS encoding TrmH family RNA methyltransferase; amino-acid sequence: MVLENVEDPHNISAVLRTCDAVGIQDVYVLTTKIPRHKRWGAKSSSSAAKWLTVHQFTDVQELFTVLRQRFDKIYTTHLSSDAISLYDIDFSGSVALIFGNEQTGVSEEIRRLADGNFIIPMQGIIRSLNISVACAVSVYEAMRQKKLAGHYEQPGLPETQRCMLLEEWGFKEED
- a CDS encoding AsmA family protein, whose amino-acid sequence is MKLKKILKGIGIGLLVLIALLIAIPYLFKGQIIAKIKTEINKNLNAKVDFKDVNVSLFRRFPRLAVALDELQVTGTGHFEGDTLLAVKRLDAAMDLMSAIKGEKIDIYNIVLQQPRIYAIVDEEGRANWDITKPDTTTAAPGEPGDTSASDFSLSLRQYSLENASIRYSDRQGHMHLAIDQLNHKGKGDFTQDQFTLQTSTTTEALSFAQGFIPYLVDTKVEILTDINIDNKTSTYSFKTDKIAVNNLKISTEGFVQLLNDSSYKMDIKFAAPSTDFKDVLSLIPAIYAQDFASIKTSGTASFSGFVKGTYTPQQMPAYSMNLAVKNGFFQYPDLPKPVKNIQLAVNVSNPDGVPDHTIIDVPQAHLEMDESPVDLRLMVKTPVSDLYLDAAAKGKLDLGKVGQFVKFENGTRLSGLLDADLKARGYMSAIEKQQYEQFDASGKLAVGNLLYASKDYPEGVKVSALQMLFNPKNVTVPEFKGQYLGTSFSATGEVNNLLAYVLRNDALNGRLDLDADNIVLDKWLATGGTEAPAAKTTAAAPASAPFAVPNNLDFTVNAKAQKVHYDKVDLTQLSGTLKISDETVTMKDIKANALQGTMKIDGTYSTKHSKQKPDISLTYDVKELDVQQTFKAFNTVQKLMPIAQFLSGKLSSQLTMTGKLGEDMSPDLSTLSGDGSLLLIQGFLKKFAPLDQLATQLNVAALQDISVRDIKNYFAFENGRMKVNPFRVKLSNMNMLIGGSHGFDQSMDYTMQLALPRALLGQKGNTLVNNLVTQAHNKGIPVQVSDTVYLNVLMGGSILKPALKTDLKEVAGNAVNNLKDQATAMAKQKLDTVKNTVKDSLKHVKNEAVSAVKDELKKQLLGNKDSAQSGKTIQDAGKTAEKTLNNTLNSLLKRKKAAADTTKQ